A stretch of the Halorussus lipolyticus genome encodes the following:
- a CDS encoding alpha/beta hydrolase family protein, with protein MTDSLELADFYDLTLVTDLAVSPDGERVAFVADEFDREENERKQSLFVAPTDGTSDPHRLSRASDATAPAWSPDGSKLAFAAARETDTEIEVSRGDEQESDDGEQDDGEADEESDQNGGDDPETQIWAFDLEIGGDARQLTDFEEGARGFDWGPEGERLAVSARDPTDDEREYLEQRRDDGPIETERLQHKFDGQGWLDSVTTYLFVVDYETREIDRLDDAYGGGAREPAAGLQPAWSPAGTGESDDGRIAFLSNRTERPDDNYVLDLYTIAPDGSGLRKVTDSELTAGRPRWHPSGDRLAFVGGNPENWYAPSEVYVADAGGSADAEESGFESWSADLDRTVARYGDLGWDGDDLLAPIGDEGLTRLVRLGEEADPERTFGAQGRDRTLEGFDLRGDTAVVALADPEDGTDLHAIPTDELDEGGEITRLTALNDDLISERHTPDFRRLTFESDGQEIEAIAYFPSDFDPDNPDPKPLVASIHGGPISYDAPTFSFEHAYLTGQGYVVLRVNYRGSSSYGRAFSEQIRGEWGPRERDDVLAGVEEAVSRGWADDNRCFATGFSYGGMTTGYLVTESDRFAAGAAEHGIYDFRSAYGTDDSHVWWENDFGLPWENPEGYEKSSSITDVGEIETPLLVTAGGEDWRCPPSQSEQLYVSVKKQGVPARLVVYPDEHHNVGDPDRAVHRLRELTDWFDRFDPRTEE; from the coding sequence ATGACCGACTCGCTCGAACTGGCGGATTTCTACGACCTGACGCTCGTGACCGACCTCGCCGTCTCGCCCGACGGGGAGCGCGTCGCCTTCGTCGCCGACGAGTTCGACCGCGAGGAGAACGAGCGAAAGCAGTCGCTGTTCGTCGCCCCGACCGACGGGACCAGCGACCCCCACCGACTCTCGCGGGCCTCCGACGCCACCGCTCCGGCGTGGTCGCCCGACGGGTCGAAACTCGCCTTCGCCGCGGCGCGGGAGACCGACACCGAAATCGAGGTCTCCCGCGGCGACGAGCAGGAGAGCGACGACGGCGAACAGGACGACGGCGAGGCCGACGAGGAGTCAGACCAGAACGGAGGCGACGACCCCGAGACCCAAATCTGGGCGTTCGACCTCGAAATCGGTGGGGACGCCCGCCAACTCACCGATTTCGAGGAGGGCGCGCGAGGCTTCGACTGGGGACCGGAAGGCGAGCGCCTCGCGGTTTCAGCGCGGGACCCGACCGACGACGAGCGTGAGTACCTCGAACAGCGCCGCGACGACGGCCCAATCGAGACCGAGCGCCTCCAGCACAAGTTCGACGGGCAGGGATGGCTCGATTCGGTCACGACCTACCTGTTCGTCGTGGACTACGAGACCCGCGAAATCGACCGCCTCGACGACGCCTACGGCGGCGGGGCCAGAGAACCGGCGGCCGGACTCCAACCGGCGTGGTCGCCCGCCGGGACCGGGGAGTCCGACGACGGGCGAATCGCCTTCCTCTCGAACCGGACCGAGCGCCCCGACGACAACTACGTGCTGGACCTCTACACCATCGCGCCGGATGGCTCTGGCCTCCGGAAAGTGACCGACTCTGAACTCACCGCGGGTCGTCCTCGGTGGCATCCCTCGGGCGACCGACTCGCGTTCGTCGGCGGGAACCCGGAGAACTGGTATGCGCCCTCGGAGGTCTACGTCGCCGACGCCGGGGGTTCGGCGGACGCCGAGGAGAGCGGTTTCGAGTCGTGGTCGGCCGACTTGGACCGGACCGTGGCCAGATATGGGGACCTCGGGTGGGACGGCGACGACCTCCTCGCGCCAATCGGCGACGAGGGCCTGACCCGACTGGTGCGCCTCGGCGAGGAGGCCGACCCCGAGCGAACCTTCGGCGCGCAGGGCCGAGACCGGACTCTCGAAGGGTTCGACCTGCGAGGCGACACCGCAGTCGTCGCGCTCGCCGACCCCGAGGACGGCACTGACCTCCACGCCATCCCGACAGACGAACTGGATGAAGGTGGGGAAATCACCCGACTCACCGCGCTCAACGACGACCTCATCAGCGAGCGCCACACCCCCGACTTCCGGCGTCTCACCTTCGAGTCCGACGGGCAGGAAATCGAGGCCATCGCGTACTTCCCCTCGGACTTCGACCCCGACAACCCCGACCCCAAGCCCCTCGTGGCCTCGATTCACGGCGGTCCCATCTCCTACGACGCGCCGACGTTCTCCTTCGAACACGCCTACCTGACCGGGCAGGGCTACGTCGTCCTCCGGGTCAACTACCGGGGTAGCTCCTCGTATGGCCGAGCGTTCAGCGAACAGATTCGCGGCGAGTGGGGACCGAGAGAGCGCGACGACGTGCTTGCCGGCGTCGAGGAGGCCGTCTCCCGCGGGTGGGCCGACGACAATCGGTGTTTCGCCACCGGGTTCTCCTACGGCGGGATGACCACGGGCTACCTCGTCACCGAGTCCGACCGGTTCGCCGCCGGCGCGGCCGAACACGGCATCTACGACTTCCGGTCGGCCTACGGCACCGACGACAGCCACGTCTGGTGGGAGAACGACTTCGGCCTCCCGTGGGAGAACCCGGAAGGCTACGAGAAGTCGTCGAGCATCACGGATGTCGGCGAAATCGAGACGCCCCTCCTCGTCACCGCGGGCGGCGAGGACTGGCGGTGCCCGCCCTCCCAGAGCGAGCAACTCTACGTCAGCGTCAAGAAACAGGGCGTGCCCGCCAGACTCGTCGTCTACCCTGACGAGCATCACAACGTCGGCGACCCGGACCGGGCGGTCCACCGCCTCCGAGAACTGACCGACTGGTTCGACCGATTCGACCCACGGACCGAGGAGTGA